Proteins found in one Kwoniella bestiolae CBS 10118 chromosome 1, complete sequence genomic segment:
- a CDS encoding cyanate hydratase, with the protein MHNLPPHCSALLLAKTLSGLTFAEIATKIDKPEVWLASLFYGQAVTDETTAQKIYEVLGEDSFVDKYNEDYLAPNTAKLTKQKLINGLIGGGESSFGVKGMVDREKGLEMPPKDPVLYRLYEVLLVYGYSYKAIIQEKFGDGIMSAIDFRTSVERKKDPKGDRVVITMDGKFLSYSDPEAWKG; encoded by the exons ATGCACAACCTCCCACCTCACTGCAGTGCCCTCCTCCTAGCAAAAACCCTCTCAGGTCTGACCTTCGCAGAGATAGCCACCAAAATCGATAAACCAGAAGTATGGCTCGCCTCCCTCTTCTACGGTCAGGCAGTCACCGACGAGACCACCGCCCAGAAGATCTACGAAGTCTTAGGCGAGGACTCGTTCGTCGACAAATACAATGAGGATTACCTCGCGCCTAACACTGCTAAGCTTACCAAACAGAAGCTCATCAATGGGTTGATTGGCGGTGGGGAGAGTAGTTTTGGTGTTAAAGGGATGGTGGACAGAGAGAAGGGTTTGGAGATGCCTCCGAAG GACCCAGTACTCTACAGGTTATACGAGGTTCTCCTAGTCTACGGATACTCTTACAAAGCCATTATCCAAGAGAAG TTCGGAGACGGTATCATGTCTGCTATCG ACTTCAGAACTTCCgtggaaaggaagaaagacCCCAAAGGTGATAGAGTGGTGATCACCATGGACGGGAAA TTCCTCTCCTACTCCGATCCCGAAGCTTGGAAGGGATAA